The sequence below is a genomic window from Cicer arietinum cultivar CDC Frontier isolate Library 1 chromosome 6, Cicar.CDCFrontier_v2.0, whole genome shotgun sequence.
AGCTCTAGGACCAAGTATAAGCATGGCCATGAATAGGAATGTCAATCAGTATACAAATCACTATTAATGGCTTCTTGTATGTTATGTAACAACCACTGAGGATGCTCTATGGACCCTCTCTTTTCATAATTGCAAATTGTCCTTTACaatgttaataaaatgttgCGAATTATTCTGTATATGACACAACTGTGCTCGACGCCATATTAACGCCAAACCACCCAAATATACCTACaaaatctaatataataataataataatattaataatagtaataataaatattatttatatttatcaaaatacaacAATATGTTAGACCTAAAATgctttgtatatttttttatagcaaAATATGCTTTTGAAATAGCCTTAACCGGACACATTTTAAGATATCaaatgttgaatttattttttttttaaatttgtgtattcaattctttaaaagtttaaaaagttttttacttttacttttaacATGTTCTTTAAGGTAACATGactcatttattaaaaatataattttaagtctATAATAGGCCCGATTGAGCAGCCCAACTTATTGTCACCTTTATCCACCTTTCATTATAatgtttgtaattttaaatcatttgtaatataattttttgggtgtttctttttttaccccttagtgtttttaaatatacaaaaatatgcGTTTGAATTGGGCAATTCACACATGTAAAATATACATTCGAATTAGTCcatctaaataaaatttgagaatttttaagaaaagcttaatgagaaaaaaaatttcctaCTTTTTTTATGGAAAGAATGGTAATTTGTAGTATTAAAGTTTTGTACTCCCAAGTCCCACCCCTTTAATAACGCTTGTCCAACTTTGAAGCCTTACAAGATCTTTTAATGTGCAAGAGTGGTCATTTCTGTATTTATAGATCTTGTTATATACCCTCATTTGTAATAACTACGAACTTTCTACAAGCAAATATgtcttttttcactttttagtTTATAGCTTATTGTTTAACATGAAGGTTTTAAATTATGACAGTAGTTGAAGATGCACgtcacaatttttaaaatttaaaattgcatAGAATTGCAGCTGATGAAAGGGCAAATTCAATTGGGGTGTGATTGCATTTGCATATATCCGTTGAATAACGTTCTTTTTTAAGAATCTATTGAAACCGAAAATAGTGTTGTGACACTACAACAGTTATACTATCTCTTAATATAAACACTATTATATAAACactattgttgttttttttactattattaagaAAAGATTGGTAAGATagtaaatatattcattttacgtgttaatattatattcttAAAACGACATTTATATTcgaatatattaaatttgattttttatatttcaatacaAATTAACGGTATTAATAAAGagtatgtttgaaaaaaaaaattaataaacattCCTAATACATTGAAATGATGCTTATATTTGAAAGGttgtgtcaatttttttaaaggtaAAACATATCCAAAGAAAAGAGATGCATTTAGGAATATGTAAAAATCATCATCCATTACttcattagtaaaaaaaaaaatcatccatTACTTCAAATGACCACTTTacttgaaatatatataaaaatagtagaaAGAAAGCTTCGGTAATtataagagagagaaaaagagtCACATGTCGAACTATATAACATTTGTTGGATGTGAGGTGAACACAATAATTATGAAGCCCGTTCGAAATGAACTGCAAGATAAGCTGAAAAATGCAATCTTTGCAGCAGAGCCTTTAGATGCCTCCCTACAGCGTCCAGTGCCAATGTGCTATATCAATGCTGtaagtaaaaatgaaaatgaaaataaatatcatgAACAGAAATACATGCACATAGTTTTTATTTTGCCAAAAAAAGACGTGAAACATTGGATGAATATAGAGCTAGACAATTGAATAAATGGTTGAGCTAGACAATTATGATGCCTTTTTttaccaaaaacaaaataagtacaagGTAGTGATGGAAACATTGACAGCATTTTGGTTTGCTTGAATTTTAGCAAAATTAGTATTGAAGCTAATTTTGGTGAAAGTTTTATATTCATCATTCTAATCAGAGATGTTTgttaataagaaaatatattgttcagttcatgattaaaaaatataaattgatacAAAAACTACTCATGAACTTAACATGTAATTATCACATGATAGAATGTATCTCTACTAAGTAATGTTTTAGAAATGGGATAAGTTATTGAATCAACTGAGGTACCGATTCACCGCTTTAGTAGTGATTGGGTCATAGTtgaattagttataaattttttgacagtaaattagtgataaataaatatattttataatcttCTATTATATAATAAGTATCAAATTaacttcaaatataaaaaaaaaaaatgaactttaAGTTAACATTAATGATTATATTATGTGTTTTGTTAGATaagaaattaataattaatagaaaaagcatatataaatttatagtttGTGATCCTATGTCTGTTTTCTCTCCGAACTCTAATGTTGAGTTTATTCAAAGATAAACTAACGAGGTTGTTCATGTTGTGTCAAAGGTGACCATGTATAATGTTAGCTAGCTCTCATATTTACATTGATGTGTCATCATGTTGTATTCAATAGTAGTATATTATTAGTGAAATGAATTAGCATTGCTTTAGTAAAATAAGACTTGTAATAGAATCTTTatttggtaaaaataattcaataaaaattattacaaaatgaaaatgaaaatgaaaaattgatcGGCTCAAAATTGTGTTACCATTAATTAtgtttggatgaacattgagtttgacaaaatcacaatgacaccataattttgttgaaatttcaaaGTATAATTTATACTAAAGTAGTACGATTCACCGTGATTCTGACGTTCTCACTACGAATCTAAACATGCACTCAACCAATTCTCAATGATTCTAAGATGAGtgattttgtgagtttaatatACCAGGACATTTGACCGTCTCTTGATTCAATCCATCAAACCAATTGATCAAGTTCAATTTTTAGAACATCATATAAGTCACAACTCTTCTTTATACACATTAAAAACATCCACTGAGAAAAATCATGTAAATCTATAGGCAAAATTTACGAATCATACACATACCTCAGGTTCAACAGGTTTGGCTTCTTCTGTTTTGAATTCTTCACCTGCATGAGAGCATTCATTATTTGAGCACCACTATAGAGTTGCTTAACTCAATTTTGGTGGGTTCTATCATGCTACATCAACTTTGAGCACTTTAGCATATTTTTACTCTAATCGTACAACCATTTAAGGAATCAAATTAGTCACATGCTACTCCACATCcttagaatttttatttattttttatattttgttttaagtttaTCAACAATAAAGAATCATTCTTTATGTTGGACATTCCTTGCACATGGCGGTCAAATGTACCAACTTTAATGgcaaaataaagtattaaagaGAAGTTCTTAGCTTTAACTCTTTAAGAACTCAAGAAGTCATTTCCAGTTGGAGATGCTCTAAATAACAAGAAACTTGGTTATGAAATTTTTAGTAATgggtttaatattttatatctttCGTTGTATACTAATTAGTATAcctaaatatgaagaaaaaataatttaaatctcACTATTAGTCAAAGAAAGTAATCActgaaaattaaagaaaaagttgGTGTTAGAGGGCAAAAATTTCTGcaaataaaagaactaaaaatacaaagaaaagcaaaaaattgaaaaaaaaatgaagagaagaTCTGGAAAAATAGAGGCAAAAGATAATTGCATTTAATTTTGTGCTATCATGATTTGATAACTTAAAAAGTGGATAACATATAATGGTATATTATACTACATAGTTAGCTCAGCAGCAAGAGTTTAACATTGTAACCTCAAAGGAGAAGTTCAAATCCCCTTAGGAGGTGTGAAATTGGGTGGGAATAGTTGTTGTTTGGATTATAAACTGTTCTGTTGTgtataagtaaataatatagacATGGACTAATATGCCTAGAATTTTATTTGAAAGGATGTCACagcttttcatttttgtttgtcctaatttgatttttttcaagGTTCCAAAAGGGGTTGAGTAAGAGGAAAGGTAAAGGCTGCAACATCTTGTATCGGTCTTGGAATTGAACATTGTTACTTAGCCCAAAACTTATTAGCAGGGCACAAACCAAATACATATTAAGTCTCCATAATTATCTTACCTCCATCCTCAGGTAAATCGGAGGTCCAGAGAGTAAGGTTGTCTCTCAACAATTGCATGATCAAAGTACTGTCCTTGTATGACTCTTCACTCAAGCTATCTAAATCCGCAATTGCCTCATCGAAAGCTTGTTTAGCCAAATGACAGGCCCTGTATGTTTCAGCAGTAACATTTAAACGAGAGTTAGCAACAAAATCATTTCATTGGACCTATGCAGATGATAATAGTATTGGAAGGACATATGAGTGTGATGTCTTTGAATTAAATCTAGATGTATTAAGATAGTTCTATTCGAGGCCAATAGAATAAACAAAAGTATGATGTCTTCTCAGAAAGTTGTTTTTCACAAACAATGCAAAACAAGGATCTCACACTAGGGAATATTCTTGGACACATTCTCACCACTTGAAGAACTAGCATACTACAACTAGACCAATCCCATTGGATTATTTGTGTGATGGGAAGTGAGAAAGTTATACTCCTACATTGCTTAACAAATGATGGTTTATTAACTTGGATGGATGGGCCAATACCTAATGAGTAATAATGTTGTGTAAACTCTAAACGGCCATTTGGGTCAAATGGGacgattaaaaatataaaactcacACTTTTGATCATGCTAAGCCAAATGGGCGCTACTTTTCATCCCACCCTCGCTACTAAAATACCGTCCATATTCTAGAAGTGTATTTCCGGACAACTTAAATTGTCGCGAAATGCACTTCTGAATTCCAATAGCAGAAAATTagtgggttttttttttaatgtgtacaTCAGAACTCAAGTTGGAGGTGGGGAAAGTTTTTACCAAGCCTTTGAGACCAAATGAAATACAAAGTATAAGTAACTTGCCTTTCAGGAGAGTTTATTATCTCATAGTAGAAGACTGAGAAGTTGAGTGCAAGTCCGAGACGAATTGGATGTGTTGATGGAAGATCTGTGCTTGCAGTGGCTGAAGCAGCCTAACAATCACAGAAATATTTTGTACGTTAAAACAACAGCACCACATATAGAGAGATAAACACAAGAAATTCAGTtgtgaaataaataaggaaaatatCAGATACCAACCTCATATGCCTTCAGTGACTGCTCAGCTGCCTCTTTCCTATCCTGATCGTTCTTGAACTCAGCAAGATATCGATAATAGTCACCTTTCCTGAATCCAACAAGCTTATAGAAATCAAATAGAGAACCAAAGCATGAAAAAGCTAGCAACAACAAAGAGATATCGTGCTATATAACACAACAACTTTTGCAAAAACAGTACCCAATGTTCTGCTACCTTTTATTTCTCAGGAAGtaacataacaaaacataaATCCAAGATACAAACGTTCCGTTTTATCTCTAATACTAATATATGATTCAATTATGAATTCATATGAAACGGTTCGTATTATGACTAACAATTTGGATTTAAATtacaaactaaattaaatatatgagtTGTATGATCTTTCATCCAATGATCAAAATACAGTGACCAcattattaaattaactaaGAACTTTTTACTGCATTAAAATCCATTGACAAAATATGGAACAAGCAATTTGAATCCATAAGGGGAAACAGATTTTCAAAAGCAGATAATCattaaattaatcaagaaaatgGCACAAATAAAACATGACGCACATCTTATAGTAGAAAACGGTAGCTTCTCCTGCGGTGGAAGAAGGAATGAGATGTTGGTCAATAATTGTAAGAATGTCACTACAAATTTTGGATAGTTCCTCCTCAACCTTTTGGCAATAATTCTTGATGAGTTTCACATTGTTTTCATTTCCTTTAGACTCTTCTTTCTGTTCAATTGAAGACATAATGCGCCAAGAAGCTCTCCTTGCACCAATGACATTTTTATATCCCACAGAGAGGAGGTTCCTCTCTTCCACAGTTAGCTCAACATCAAGTTTTGCTACTGTCTTCATACACTCAACCATTTCTGCATCATATACAAGTAAGAAGGTTCATTCAGAAATATATCATTATATCAGCATTTAACATCATTCATTTGTTTTCAATTAGTATATTAACACCACAAAATTGAACCCTACATAACAACTCGTTATCAGTCTAATCATGCATGATTTTATACTAAATTTTgataacattaattaattttaaagattCATAAGAATCAATCTATTGAGATTAAATAAACGTTTTATGCCCCCACGCCGGTAGAATCAATCTAGTATCCAATGcagaattgattttataaactCCAAATATCAACCAAACATAGATTAAGTTCTAACGTGCAAGGCAACTTAATTATTTCCCCTTTTGCCCTATATATATCAAATCAattagataaattttaatttgatttcataTATACGTATAGCTAAACTTAAAAAGAAATGAGCGCGTTTGTGATTATGATTTATAATTGAGCAAATCCCAATAAggcacaataaaataataaagcgagcaattaaagtaataattaagaTGAAAGGCATATGAAGAAAATGGAAACCTTCATATCTCTCGGCTTGCTCAGCAAGCTTGGCCATGTAAACTTGAGTCTCTCTCTCCTTCTCCGTCGACATTGTTGTGTAATTAGAAGGGAAAAGCACGTTTGTATTGTAATGTGtttgagaagaagaagaagaagaagaagaatgcgAGGAAGAAGGGAATGTAGGGTGAGGTGGTTATATAGGTGGAGGAACTTGTGGAAGACTAGATCTGGACCGTTGGATGTCAGATTTTGAAAAAGGCGCGCAAATAGGAAGGAGTGATTGCTATGCTTCGCTGTAATACTCGCTGTACTCTTTCTTAAACTTTGCCAATCACCCAACCTAAAGGTTGTTGTttcttagtttttattttttcaaaaggtTGTTTCTAATGTAAAGAATCTCCCTCCATCACTCTCTTCTTCTCTCTAAATCTTACTCTATATCTTTATTAAATTGTAAACCACTATTGTTTTCTATCTTTTACAATAGTACATTTAAGATTATTCTATTTTCATCAAATAAGAGATTAAGTCTTAGAGACAAATTGTTTTTAACACTTCTTACGATATTATATTCTATTATTGGGTAACTACACCATTAGTCTTATCATAAGACAATTTccatacatttaaaaaaaaatgcatttattcaAATGGAtagaaattataataatattataattcaaaatCGTTAAGAATAAAAAGGATAAATATGTGAACAAACTCGCAATACTCagattaatagtataaaacaacaaaatatctacaaatgtgacaaaatttacaaatatgaCATAATTGAAATTTTCGGAGTTGCAACGTTTCTGCACTTGATTGAAGCTGGTCGCTAAATATGAACCAAAGAACATTGCAACAAGACAAAAAAACACAATGTCGCACGATGTACAAATGCAACGCAACACTAAGACGAcgaaactacaaaaaaaatgttaataaatgtGTGTAGAAAtcacttatataaataaaatagagtaaaaaataatttagagagGTGATTATATACCCAAAATTGACTCTAAATGATTTTTCTTTAGTGAAGACATGAAGATTCAATAAAAAGGAGGGAAGGAGGGAGGTAGGCGGCTAGACCttaatttaatgataatattttttgcaAAATTCTAAATGCATTTGTtactattttttcaaatatatctcttattaatattatcaaatttgtcttcaaatattaaaaattaatattgaatgAATCTATACATAAAGGGTAATTTAGTAATAGTCACACacatatctattataatatattaaaatagactctaAAATACTATTGCaatatatcatttaatattgtgtcatttcatttaaataatgATACATCAAAAAAATCTTATGTGGCACATTTAAAAGACACTNNNNNNNNNNNNNNNNNNNNNNNNNNNNNNNNNNNNNNNNNNNNNNNNNNNNNNNNNNNNNNNNNNNNNNNNNNNNNNNNNNNNNNNNNNNNNNNNNNNNNNNNNNNNNNNNNNNNNNNNNNNNNNNNNNNNNNNNNNNNNNNNNNNNNNNNNNNNNNNNNNNNNNNNNNNNNNNNNNNNNNNNNNNNNNNNNNNNNNNNNNNNNNNNNNNNNNNNNNNNNNNNNNNNNNNNNNNNNNNNNNNCATTTTCCTTATGATACTTGcaatttgataatttgttttaaCACATATTTTTCTATCTtagcatataatatatattctttagaATTACTCATGTGTCATCAGTTACAATACAATcaataatatatgttatttgATATTCATTGTTCTTTCATCATTATTGGTAACCATTCTCTGTATGATTCAACTCCActtaatattgaatttttttagaggTTTCACGAGAAATATATACATGACACCAGTTAATGGAAGTTATTATATATCTTATATTGCTTATGTTTGTTTGGAAATTGAAAATATGCTTAGTTCTCAATGCAACTCTTGCTATTGAACTATGTGTTAGATGgattttcaataaatttatacTTTGGTGTATCTAATTTGTGTTTCTTTCTATGCTCATGTTTTACATGCTTTCAagcctttttttctttcagcaaaacaaaaaacataagaatttttacatttttcaaGTTTAGATCTTTgagttttaataatattatgagcTTTGATATGTTTGTGGTCAATTGTTGTGTGTTGAAAGTTTTGGACTTTGTTATAATTaccctttttttgtttttttctattGTTTAATTTGCTCCAACTAAATATTACATAatatcatcataaaaaaaaaatcacggtttaatgaaaaaataactacttttaatgaaatttataaaatatattttatagttatACTTTAcaagtaattaattatattctattCTTTATGTACAATTTTATCTCACATCATTTAGtagataactaaaattaatatttaaatgacATAGAAgaatataatttagaattagGTCAATAATTTGGAATTGAAGTATAAAGTTctttagatttaatttatattgtttatcatgtctttttctattttttttcttattatactATTAGTGATATAGACTTAGACGAAAATGTGTATGCTCTCTTGAAATATTGAATTTGTTTTGTATggttatatactaaattatacTTGTAACTTCTTTCAAAAGTTAAATTGCTTTAATACTACATAAAAGTTATCCCTAACACATATTTTTAAGCAATTTTTGCTTTCTATTATGATTAGATACCCCAAATTAATCTTACATTGTTTGAAAGTTGAGATTAAAGGTAATTTATAAACATTTGTATTATTCAaccatcaaaagaaaaaatcgCAAGACTTTAATGATAAGACTCAAAGCACACTAAGTGGAAACAAAACAAGTGAATGTACTATTGTCTAATTGCATGCATAATACtacaatttttatgaaaattttaaaattttaaattcaacaaaagTCTATATCTAGTTATACACATTAATTACACTACCAACTTTTTTTAATGAGTAAAAAATGCCATTGGGACTTATAGATGGGACTTATAAACAAGGACGAAGGAAGTATTACTTATAGGATGTGATTATTTCATTTCTTTTACAAGTGTTATGATTGAGTCATTGCACAATTAAGATCAACATACCTCACTCTCCCTATGTATCTGTGCACAGTGTACATTCACTTTTAACAACCCTAAACTAACTGttattcaaagaaaaaaaatcataatataattttgttaaatgtggagtttgctattttttttaccatttttttttactaagagtttcttattattttgatagatcttcaaattgtaaaatgtaatttactatatatgtttttttagaaGAGGTGATAAATATCATCTTAATTAattcacaattatgaagtttcgtttcaaacttaaaaagtgacatacaacttaataatatcaGCATTTGTCAGATGAACTATAATTTAGGAACAATACATTAAGTATGttattgagaagaaaaaaaatgattgaaaaaaaATGCTAAGTATgcgaaaataaaaaacaatgtgtttaataataaattcatatttgatTAGGTTTGATTTCATGGTGGGACTGATTCACCATAATTTTATCAATCTTACTATGAAATCAAACACACACTACTTAAAATCACAATTGTAGATAAAACCTAaactatatttaaaaagttcaactaaaataaataaagattaaatgAACAGTATTTtttatgagtaaaaaaaaattatctttttatagACATAGAATATAAACCTAATTGAATATACTTTAAATACTACTTAATTTAGAAAGAAATAGTAAGATTTATTCAATCCAAGGGCATGTGATCAACGACAAATTTTATTCCACAATGTACCAATGAAATTTACTTTCTAAACTAAACTGAAAACTGATGTCTTTTATTTTAGGAAGGAGGAATCTCGCTTTTGACTTCTAAAGAATACGCAAATCAAATCCGTTGTGCATTTTGTTGACCACGAATTGGTGTTTATACTTTGGTTATTGACCAATATCACTATATGAATGTCCAAGATTGATGAAATCACAAtgcaaaaacaattaaaatcatGGTTGTTATTAAACACACTCCTATACCTTTCATGTATACCTCCACACTCTATcctttttcaaatatatatccTTACCCACTTTTccgtttatttttcatttctccACATTCCACGATATACCATAAACTACATGTTATAAACTTGTGGTTTACTGTTAAAATAATGTTTGCATTTTGATATGAGAGGACAACAAATTTCCTTGATATCTCTCTTCATGTtgtctagaaaaaaaaaatgattacatGCTTAATTAAGGTTTTAAATGAATACAATGACGCCTCAGTAACGCGGAGCTTGAACAAATACTTTGAGgtgttcaatttttaaaattttaattaattataaatagaacTTTATTGTATATTAGAGCTTTAGGATGTAAATAAACAAACACAACAGCAAAAATCGGACAAATTGGCCTGAAAAATTGCATATATTTAAGACAGGTGGAGTTATGgatataacattaattttgttCGTGTATCTTTGgagagaaaaaaatgataaataaaaaaaaattagtttggtTGAGTTTTTACAACTTTTcacaaaattaaattcaaattgatGAATACCATGTTGATTTTGTTATGCTCACTCAAGTTAACATTAATAAAAactaagataattattttaaaaattaagatactTTTAAAgctataatgaaaaaaatagtatgtaaataattaaaaaaatgttgtatttaattattataaaaattaagatacttttaaaactataatgaaaaaaatagtatgtaaataattaaaaaaatctttaaatacaatatatttaagataatattA
It includes:
- the LOC101489978 gene encoding 14-3-3 protein 7-like; the encoded protein is MSTEKERETQVYMAKLAEQAERYEEMVECMKTVAKLDVELTVEERNLLSVGYKNVIGARRASWRIMSSIEQKEESKGNENNVKLIKNYCQKVEEELSKICSDILTIIDQHLIPSSTAGEATVFYYKMKGDYYRYLAEFKNDQDRKEAAEQSLKAYEAASATASTDLPSTHPIRLGLALNFSVFYYEIINSPERACHLAKQAFDEAIADLDSLSEESYKDSTLIMQLLRDNLTLWTSDLPEDGGEEFKTEEAKPVEPEH